Proteins encoded by one window of Salmonirosea aquatica:
- a CDS encoding sulfatase family protein has product MHKLFKIYPLLRIQQRATLALAGLAFFLFFAGPSEGKSPAKDKPNIVFILADDLGYADLSCYGAKEIKTPNLDKLASQGVRFTDFYAPAGVCTPTRASLMTGSYPKRVGLHVAVLPPDTHSGLNPNEKTIAELLKEQGYTTGAIGKWHLGLLPEVKPNAQGFDYYYGMPGPNHGRSDLYRNTELLKKNSEVEYDQITQNYTKEAVAFIRENKEKPFFLYMAHSAIHIPLFASKEFRRHEGTTGLYRDMTEELDWSCGEILKELEATGIMENTIVVFTSDNGPSGVAAPPLHGGKGSSWEAGFRVPLIVRWPGHIPAGSVTGELATMMDFYPTLAKLTGAQVPADRKIDGHDIFPLMTRKKAKSPYDFLCYYGRTGQLYAIRKGKWKLHFLAPDEKWAGKQPVQEALLDTKPATPLPWLYDLSTDIGETKNRAADNSKIVAQLTAAAQAFDTVLTAEIRPAYVEK; this is encoded by the coding sequence ATGCACAAACTATTCAAAATCTATCCGCTACTCCGGATACAACAACGCGCTACCCTAGCGCTGGCCGGACTGGCATTCTTCCTCTTTTTCGCCGGACCTTCCGAAGGGAAAAGCCCAGCCAAGGATAAGCCTAATATCGTATTTATTCTGGCCGATGACTTGGGGTACGCCGATTTGAGTTGCTATGGTGCCAAAGAAATAAAAACACCTAATCTGGATAAGTTGGCCTCCCAAGGCGTGCGGTTTACTGATTTCTATGCCCCAGCGGGTGTCTGCACGCCCACCCGGGCCAGCCTGATGACGGGCAGCTACCCCAAGCGGGTAGGCCTGCACGTGGCCGTGTTGCCCCCGGATACCCACAGCGGATTGAATCCCAATGAAAAAACCATTGCGGAACTCCTGAAAGAACAGGGCTACACCACCGGTGCCATCGGCAAATGGCACCTGGGGCTACTACCCGAGGTGAAGCCGAACGCGCAGGGATTTGACTACTATTACGGGATGCCTGGGCCCAACCACGGGCGCTCAGACCTGTATCGTAATACTGAGCTTTTGAAAAAGAACAGCGAGGTGGAATACGATCAGATCACGCAGAACTATACGAAAGAGGCGGTTGCTTTCATACGCGAAAACAAGGAAAAGCCCTTTTTTCTGTACATGGCCCATAGCGCCATTCACATTCCGTTGTTTGCATCCAAAGAATTCCGGCGCCACGAAGGTACCACCGGACTTTATCGGGACATGACCGAAGAGCTGGACTGGAGCTGCGGTGAAATATTGAAAGAACTCGAAGCCACCGGCATCATGGAAAATACCATTGTCGTCTTCACCTCCGACAATGGTCCCTCGGGCGTGGCGGCTCCGCCGCTGCATGGTGGTAAGGGCAGCAGTTGGGAGGCGGGCTTCCGGGTGCCGCTCATTGTGCGTTGGCCGGGCCATATTCCGGCCGGCAGCGTTACCGGAGAGTTAGCCACCATGATGGATTTTTACCCCACGCTGGCCAAACTCACCGGCGCTCAGGTACCCGCAGATCGCAAGATCGATGGTCATGATATTTTCCCGCTCATGACCCGCAAAAAAGCCAAATCTCCCTACGATTTTCTGTGTTACTACGGCCGGACGGGACAGTTGTACGCCATTCGAAAGGGAAAATGGAAGCTTCATTTTCTGGCACCCGATGAGAAGTGGGCGGGCAAGCAGCCTGTGCAGGAAGCCCTGCTGGATACAAAACCGGCTACGCCCCTGCCTTGGCTTTATGACCTTTCCACGGATATCGGGGAAACCAAAAACCGCGCCGCGGACAACTCTAAAATAGTTGCGCAACTGACCGCCGCCGCTCAGGCTTTCGATACCGTCCTGACCGCGGAAATCAGGCCGGCTTACGTGGAGAAATGA
- a CDS encoding sulfatase/phosphatase domain-containing protein, producing the protein MTIDKTMRMKEDLKVLPNYEKGFLFRRFNPEQKKVFKAYYDRIAQEPEAKHLTGKALVEWKFQRYLKDYYATANGLDRNIGKLLDYLDTSGLAKNTIVIYASDQGFYLGEHGWFDKRFIYEESMKTPLLVRYPGVVKPGTKVDELVLNIDWAPTVLDMAGAKIPTDMQGQSFLPLLKAPQSAKVPWRKEVYYHYYEFPQPHHVYPHFGIRTNRYKLAYFYGGADSWELFDLQKDPQEMANIYGKPGTEKIATDLKAMLKKLMEEYKDEEALKTLASVRR; encoded by the coding sequence ATGACCATTGACAAAACCATGCGCATGAAGGAAGACCTGAAGGTTCTTCCGAATTACGAGAAAGGGTTTCTTTTCAGGCGGTTTAATCCCGAGCAGAAAAAGGTGTTTAAGGCTTACTACGACCGGATCGCCCAAGAACCGGAAGCGAAGCACCTGACCGGTAAGGCGCTCGTCGAATGGAAATTCCAGAGGTACCTCAAGGACTACTACGCCACCGCCAATGGGCTGGACCGTAATATCGGCAAATTACTGGACTACCTGGATACATCCGGACTAGCCAAAAACACGATCGTTATCTACGCCTCGGACCAGGGATTTTACCTGGGCGAACACGGCTGGTTCGACAAGCGGTTCATCTACGAAGAATCCATGAAGACCCCGTTGCTGGTGCGATACCCCGGTGTGGTCAAACCAGGTACCAAAGTGGATGAGCTGGTTTTGAATATCGACTGGGCGCCAACCGTACTGGATATGGCAGGTGCCAAAATTCCAACCGACATGCAGGGGCAATCATTTCTGCCGCTGTTGAAAGCCCCACAATCCGCCAAGGTACCCTGGCGGAAGGAAGTGTACTATCATTATTATGAGTTTCCACAGCCCCACCACGTGTATCCGCATTTTGGCATCCGCACCAACCGGTATAAGCTTGCCTACTTTTACGGAGGAGCTGATTCGTGGGAATTATTCGATCTTCAAAAGGACCCGCAGGAAATGGCCAATATCTACGGGAAGCCGGGTACGGAGAAAATCGCCACTGATCTGAAAGCTATGTTGAAAAAGCTCATGGAGGAATACAAGGACGAGGAGGCTTTGAAAACATTAGCCTCAGTCCGAAGGTAG
- a CDS encoding helix-turn-helix domain-containing protein translates to MKINIKYMVSSRCKEVVQTELDKQGLLYGPIDLGEVEIMGIVNAEQRNQLKESLLTHGLELMEDPKAILIEKIRNTIIQVVHHSDQLPKTNFSNYVSQKLGYDYTYLANLFSSVTGTTIEQYIIIHKIERVKELLSYDELNLTQISYQLQYSSVSHLSSQFKKVTGLTPSYFKKSNYKRVPLEDL, encoded by the coding sequence TTGAAAATCAACATCAAATATATGGTCAGTTCACGCTGTAAAGAAGTAGTTCAAACGGAATTGGACAAACAAGGCCTGCTCTACGGCCCGATTGATTTAGGGGAAGTAGAGATTATGGGTATTGTGAATGCTGAGCAGCGGAATCAATTGAAAGAATCTTTGCTGACCCATGGGCTAGAACTTATGGAGGATCCAAAAGCAATACTGATTGAAAAAATAAGGAATACCATTATCCAAGTGGTGCATCATTCAGATCAGCTTCCCAAAACCAATTTCTCCAACTACGTTAGCCAGAAACTCGGCTATGACTATACCTACCTGGCCAATCTCTTTTCATCAGTAACGGGCACTACGATTGAACAATATATCATCATCCATAAGATTGAACGGGTTAAGGAGCTACTATCATACGATGAATTGAATCTGACACAAATCTCCTATCAATTACAATACAGCAGTGTATCACACTTATCCAGTCAGTTCAAAAAGGTAACGGGACTGACTCCCAGCTACTTTAAGAAATCCAATTACAAAAGGGTTCCTCTAGAAGACTTATGA
- a CDS encoding ice-binding family protein has translation MGTASNYALFTVVGAFSNNGGTLVKGNIGTNSGALTGFPPGEVMGETHVANASSLQTANDVTAAYAELTATGCTAPISASIGGQTLTAGVYCQSGSSASDLTGVLTLDGQGNPNAVFIIKLTGALSTATGSSIVLINGASFENVYFQVNGAVNLGIGSVFKGTILANGAISLLTGASLQGRALSIAGEINLDANKVNVAPDLTPSIFSNGATYNANEQKDVVLVIYNIGPVATTSPVTFEFNKLTPSFTTSINSTATTATVTGNGSVDNTEWTFTEQATRYVVTLKDGFSISAGANKKIVIQVTATNTPNAAATITARVFNGTGGGETPTTNNSAVYRISINDSNN, from the coding sequence TTGGGAACTGCTTCCAATTATGCCCTCTTTACGGTGGTCGGCGCCTTTTCTAACAACGGAGGTACTTTAGTAAAGGGAAATATCGGAACCAATTCGGGCGCACTCACGGGTTTCCCGCCAGGCGAAGTGATGGGAGAAACCCATGTAGCCAATGCATCCTCCCTTCAGACTGCCAATGATGTGACAGCCGCTTACGCCGAACTAACTGCTACAGGTTGCACAGCCCCGATCAGCGCCAGCATAGGGGGGCAGACTCTGACAGCAGGCGTATATTGCCAGAGCGGTTCTTCTGCTTCAGATTTGACGGGTGTTCTGACATTGGACGGGCAAGGAAACCCGAATGCCGTTTTTATCATTAAGCTAACGGGTGCACTTTCTACCGCTACTGGTTCTAGCATTGTACTGATCAACGGTGCTTCTTTTGAAAATGTATATTTTCAAGTGAATGGTGCCGTCAACTTGGGAATCGGTTCAGTTTTCAAGGGAACTATCCTAGCCAATGGAGCAATCAGTTTACTAACGGGTGCTTCGCTTCAAGGAAGAGCTCTATCAATCGCCGGAGAAATCAACCTGGATGCCAACAAAGTCAACGTTGCCCCGGATTTGACGCCCTCTATTTTCTCGAATGGTGCCACCTATAACGCCAATGAGCAGAAGGACGTCGTGCTTGTCATCTATAATATTGGCCCAGTTGCAACCACCAGTCCGGTAACTTTTGAGTTCAACAAACTAACCCCCTCATTCACCACCTCAATCAATTCCACCGCTACCACTGCAACAGTAACAGGCAATGGTAGCGTGGATAATACAGAATGGACATTTACGGAGCAAGCCACACGCTATGTAGTGACTCTGAAAGATGGCTTCTCGATTTCGGCAGGGGCCAACAAGAAAATTGTGATTCAGGTCACTGCGACCAATACTCCCAACGCAGCGGCTACCATCACGGCCAGGGTCTTCAACGGAACTGGTGGGGGCGAAACCCCAACCACCAACAACAGTGCCGTGTATCGGATAAGTATTAACGATTCAAACAATTAA
- a CDS encoding T9SS type A sorting domain-containing protein: MRKRILNYMRLAVFISAFASAGVTLGQDVVDPQIAAIQVAPNAIPVGTTATASVNFSVGGQGATTAPVGSVTIQVSFPNSYRPVPEGTPTITQTVPLFTFTYDALNRTFNGTNSVALAPGDGTQIDITVGGYTATASATTVANLSYAPQPPGNITENDNRSTTASVTGAPNPVSLISFTAQKEAQTAVLSWSTAEEINSDRFEVEHSLNGKNWRMIGSVAARGNSSSTQWYTFTDADPADGSNLYRLRMVDRDGTFDYTRARSLEFDIRLETALYPNPVSERLLLKAGDLSQIRRVELYNASGKSVLESEAITASGIDVKGLPTGFYVVRVTRTNGSTDTFKVLKQ; the protein is encoded by the coding sequence ATGAGAAAGCGTATTTTAAATTATATGCGGCTGGCTGTGTTCATCAGCGCATTTGCCTCTGCGGGTGTTACTTTAGGGCAGGATGTGGTGGACCCGCAGATTGCCGCCATCCAGGTGGCACCGAACGCCATCCCCGTCGGAACAACGGCCACGGCCTCAGTAAACTTCTCCGTGGGGGGGCAGGGGGCCACCACCGCTCCGGTTGGTTCGGTTACTATTCAAGTCTCATTTCCGAACTCCTACAGGCCGGTACCCGAGGGCACTCCTACCATTACGCAGACCGTTCCGCTGTTTACCTTTACCTACGATGCGCTAAACCGTACGTTTAACGGGACAAACAGCGTAGCTCTGGCACCGGGGGATGGTACTCAGATCGACATTACTGTCGGGGGGTACACGGCTACGGCCAGCGCGACCACCGTGGCCAACCTTTCGTACGCCCCCCAGCCCCCAGGCAACATTACCGAGAATGACAACCGCTCGACCACGGCCAGCGTCACAGGGGCGCCGAATCCCGTCTCCCTGATCAGCTTCACCGCCCAGAAGGAAGCCCAGACAGCCGTGCTCAGCTGGAGCACGGCCGAGGAGATCAACAGTGACCGCTTCGAGGTGGAACACAGCCTCAACGGCAAGAACTGGCGGATGATCGGCAGCGTGGCCGCCAGAGGCAACAGCAGCAGCACGCAGTGGTACACCTTCACGGACGCCGACCCGGCCGACGGCTCCAACCTCTACCGGCTGCGGATGGTCGACCGCGACGGTACCTTCGATTATACCCGCGCCAGGAGCCTGGAATTCGACATCAGGCTCGAGACGGCGCTCTACCCCAACCCTGTATCCGAACGCCTGCTGCTGAAAGCAGGCGACCTGAGCCAGATCCGCCGGGTGGAGCTCTACAATGCGTCTGGGAAAAGCGTGCTGGAGTCGGAGGCGATTACCGCCAGCGGCATCGATGTGAAGGGCCTGCCTACCGGCTTCTATGTGGTCAGGGTCACGCGTACCAACGGCAGCACGGACACATTCAAGGTCCTCAAGCAGTAG
- a CDS encoding lasso RiPP family leader peptide-containing protein, translating to MNAYTSNNATTPGGKKSYVKPTLKKIGSVARLTLKGGSQADAFSNYSQ from the coding sequence ATGAACGCATATACATCCAATAACGCAACGACGCCCGGGGGCAAGAAGTCATACGTGAAGCCGACGCTGAAGAAGATCGGCTCGGTGGCCAGGCTCACGCTGAAAGGTGGCTCGCAAGCCGATGCTTTCTCTAACTACAGTCAGTAG
- a CDS encoding RNA polymerase sigma factor, translating to MATLPQKPGLTQAEDSELWKAFRGGDRVAFGQIYDLYIQELLSYGYRITNDRQLIRDSIQDLFLYLWAQRENLSPTDSIKFYLYRSLRNRILRNTEKSSRLATDVHLIPEHISGDLPFESAWMAEEKQAEQADKLRAAIARLPKRQQEVIQLRYYHDFNAEEIAKLLEINNQSVRNLLHQAIGRLRDFFGEGFFLFALLAGFFQKL from the coding sequence TTGGCTACCCTACCCCAAAAACCCGGCCTGACGCAGGCAGAAGATTCTGAACTCTGGAAAGCGTTCCGAGGGGGAGATCGCGTGGCTTTTGGCCAAATCTATGACCTGTACATTCAGGAACTTCTCTCGTACGGCTACCGCATTACCAACGACCGCCAACTGATTCGCGACAGCATTCAGGATCTTTTTCTCTACTTGTGGGCGCAACGCGAGAACCTTTCCCCTACCGATTCCATTAAATTCTACTTGTACCGCTCGCTACGGAACCGCATCCTCCGCAACACGGAAAAATCATCCAGACTGGCCACCGACGTACACCTGATCCCTGAACACATCTCAGGTGACCTACCCTTTGAAAGCGCGTGGATGGCGGAGGAAAAGCAGGCGGAACAGGCCGATAAGCTACGCGCTGCCATTGCCCGCCTGCCCAAACGGCAGCAGGAAGTAATTCAGCTGCGCTATTATCACGATTTCAACGCCGAGGAAATAGCCAAACTTTTGGAAATCAACAATCAATCTGTACGAAATCTGCTGCACCAGGCCATTGGTCGGTTGCGTGATTTCTTTGGGGAAGGATTCTTCCTTTTCGCTCTTCTCGCTGGTTTTTTCCAAAAACTTTAA
- a CDS encoding FecR family protein, with translation MFQKYASFQTADFVADTDFIEWVRRPTAASNQFWQEYLEVFPHQHPALQQARQAVQLLIQEGRAIPPASKEAEQIWDSIEESLNFIPIRRIGFLAQGWQRWAAAAAVVLTLGVGWYFASSSKSSMPESYQTLVEEAETIQPLVEVVNKSEKPRVVNLPDGSVITLEKDSRVSYAKVFAGKNREVYLTGAAFFDVTKNPEKPFLVYSNELVTKVLGTSFRIQAFEQDKNIVVSVKTGRVSVYAHKSSQHPDPETTGMLLTPNQEVRFTRSDERFNRTLVKKPVILLSKEEMQQFSFEDAPVSQIFEALEKVYGVDIVFDEEVISNCRLTTSLSAETLFEKLEVICEGIGATFKVMDAQVVITSRGCEKID, from the coding sequence ATGTTTCAAAAATACGCCTCCTTCCAGACCGCCGACTTTGTGGCCGATACCGATTTCATCGAGTGGGTTCGTCGGCCAACAGCAGCCTCCAACCAATTTTGGCAGGAGTACCTGGAAGTATTTCCCCACCAGCACCCGGCTTTGCAGCAAGCCCGGCAAGCGGTTCAGTTACTGATCCAGGAAGGCAGAGCGATCCCACCCGCTTCGAAGGAGGCGGAGCAAATCTGGGATTCTATCGAGGAAAGCCTGAATTTTATACCGATTCGCCGGATTGGGTTTCTGGCCCAAGGCTGGCAACGCTGGGCGGCGGCCGCTGCAGTGGTACTGACGTTGGGCGTGGGATGGTACTTTGCTAGTTCTTCAAAATCGAGTATGCCTGAGTCTTACCAAACCCTTGTGGAAGAAGCCGAGACGATCCAGCCTTTGGTGGAGGTCGTCAATAAGTCAGAGAAGCCGCGCGTGGTCAACCTCCCCGATGGTAGTGTCATCACCCTCGAGAAAGACAGCCGGGTAAGTTATGCCAAAGTTTTCGCGGGAAAAAATCGGGAAGTGTATCTAACTGGTGCTGCCTTTTTTGACGTAACCAAAAATCCTGAAAAACCCTTTCTGGTTTACTCCAATGAACTGGTAACCAAGGTACTGGGTACCAGCTTTCGAATCCAGGCCTTTGAACAGGATAAGAACATCGTCGTATCGGTAAAAACAGGCCGAGTATCGGTATATGCGCACAAATCTTCGCAACACCCCGATCCCGAAACAACGGGTATGCTTCTGACGCCCAACCAGGAAGTGCGTTTCACCCGCTCGGACGAACGCTTTAATCGAACGCTCGTAAAGAAGCCGGTCATATTGCTGAGTAAGGAGGAGATGCAGCAATTCTCATTTGAAGACGCTCCGGTAAGTCAGATTTTTGAAGCGTTGGAAAAAGTCTATGGCGTGGATATTGTCTTTGACGAGGAAGTGATTTCCAACTGCCGGCTGACAACTTCCCTCTCTGCTGAAACCCTATTTGAAAAATTAGAAGTGATTTGTGAAGGTATCGGGGCCACTTTCAAGGTAATGGATGCTCAGGTGGTGATTACCAGCAGGGGATGCGAAAAAATTGATTGA
- a CDS encoding TonB-dependent receptor — translation MKKPLRNQVKLLQLMKITLIQFCIAAIFAGVSLARDAVAQELLNQKISLKAVDQNLKSVLSDIEYKAEIRFTYRPRLIPTDQTITLSLSNESLGEVLDRILLPLKLKYRVIGKEIVLSQQSNSYATPQPFSTISVVIPDRLITGTITDEKGQGLPGVSIVLKGTQRGTTTNTDGRFQLTLPDRTDSPEILVFSFVGYKTQEINIGSQSNINLSLQPDDTTLDEIVVVGYGTERKVDLTGSVVSVKADQIASRQSIQLSDALQGAIPGVTVTRNNSAPGATSTIRVRGITTFNTNDPLVIIDGVPSGGINDINPNDVESISVLKDASAASIYGSRAAAGVILVTTKRGIEGKKTLSYTYEFGSSSPTALPEFTDAKRYMELFNEREANDGLGTRFNPQTVANYEQLHAENPDLYPNTNWQDVLLTQTPQRHRHNLTFSIGNKFLRTNASLNYDTEDALYVKRDFSRYTARVNNDFLFSDKLTAFLDLSFKNSVYNYPGADNTIAFSRRYPGIYDDRYEDGRWATGKDGENAAAILVDGGTRRENYNKLTGRIGLEFKPFTGFSIKGIFSPTLDFDKSKEFNKVVELSDRTDPNRILFKTRAQDKLSENRGERVLLNKQLLLTYDKTLGDHTISILAGYEDVSEKYENLAASRTGFAINSFPYLNLGSQDLVTNAGWSYAYGLNSYFGRLKYDYQNKYLVQGNIRADGSSRFAPENRWGYFPSVSVGWVVSNENFFKEVRLVNLLKIRASYGTLGNERVSGDNSDAFKWWPYQALINFRNSLFYQNGQPVSLLSDSQTDYAVTDITWETTKTSNVGVDLGLFNNRLSTTFEYYVKNTDDILMPLDIPDYLGFVDPVTNVGAIRVKGWDFQISYRDRIGKLNYSASFNLSDSKSTVIDINGRNNLTQANGTQISREGNEFSEWYGYESPGLFLTQEDLDNSPKFTTTKLGDVKYVDQLTVDTDGDGVPDKGDGIINEFDKIPLGGSLPRYIFGGNISLNYGNFDFTTVFQGVGKQTDRLNDFQVAPFSEDYGNVPAFIDGRSWSTNNTDEQNRAAIYPRLSRTSSGNNYAVSNFWFINAAYFRIKNIALGYNVPENVASKMKLGGLRIYVSLRDYFAIHNYPKGWDPEGNAASYPVLKSFTAGISIKL, via the coding sequence ATGAAAAAACCCTTACGAAACCAAGTAAAGTTATTGCAGCTCATGAAAATCACGCTCATTCAATTCTGCATTGCGGCGATTTTTGCGGGTGTTTCCCTGGCCCGGGATGCCGTGGCCCAGGAATTATTAAATCAGAAGATCAGCCTCAAAGCAGTCGATCAGAACCTCAAATCCGTGCTGTCGGACATCGAGTATAAGGCGGAAATACGGTTTACTTACCGTCCTCGCCTTATCCCGACTGATCAGACGATTACCCTTTCCCTCTCTAATGAATCACTCGGCGAAGTACTGGATAGAATACTGCTGCCATTAAAATTAAAATACCGGGTCATCGGTAAGGAAATCGTACTGAGTCAGCAGTCTAACTCGTACGCGACTCCGCAACCCTTCTCCACCATTTCGGTTGTGATACCTGATCGGCTCATCACCGGTACTATCACCGACGAAAAGGGACAGGGCCTGCCGGGCGTCAGCATCGTCTTGAAAGGTACCCAACGCGGTACCACCACCAACACGGATGGACGGTTTCAATTGACCCTGCCCGATCGCACGGATTCCCCTGAGATACTGGTATTCAGTTTTGTGGGGTATAAAACGCAGGAGATAAACATCGGTAGCCAATCGAACATTAATTTATCCTTGCAACCCGACGATACTACCCTGGATGAAATCGTGGTAGTAGGGTACGGCACCGAGCGCAAGGTCGACCTTACTGGCTCCGTAGTAAGCGTAAAGGCGGATCAAATCGCCAGCCGGCAATCCATTCAGCTTTCAGATGCCCTGCAAGGCGCGATTCCCGGCGTGACCGTGACCCGTAACAACAGCGCTCCCGGCGCTACCAGCACCATCCGCGTGCGGGGTATCACCACCTTCAACACCAACGACCCGCTGGTAATCATTGATGGTGTTCCCAGCGGGGGTATCAACGACATCAACCCCAATGACGTAGAGAGCATTTCGGTTCTAAAAGACGCTTCGGCGGCTTCCATTTACGGTTCGCGGGCGGCGGCGGGGGTAATCCTGGTCACGACCAAGCGGGGCATTGAGGGCAAGAAAACGCTTTCGTACACCTATGAGTTCGGCTCTAGTTCTCCAACCGCTCTGCCGGAATTTACGGATGCCAAGCGCTACATGGAGCTCTTCAACGAGCGGGAGGCCAATGATGGCCTGGGTACCCGCTTTAACCCGCAGACGGTGGCCAACTATGAACAGCTTCACGCTGAAAACCCGGATTTATATCCGAATACAAATTGGCAGGATGTGCTCCTGACTCAAACTCCGCAGCGCCACCGTCACAACCTTACTTTTTCAATTGGGAATAAATTCCTGCGTACGAATGCCTCCCTGAACTATGACACTGAAGATGCCCTCTATGTGAAAAGGGATTTCAGCCGTTATACGGCCCGCGTCAATAATGATTTTCTTTTCTCGGATAAATTGACCGCTTTCCTAGACCTCAGTTTTAAAAACAGCGTTTACAACTACCCGGGTGCTGACAATACCATTGCTTTTTCGCGCCGGTACCCCGGCATCTACGACGATCGCTACGAGGACGGCCGCTGGGCCACTGGCAAGGACGGAGAAAATGCGGCGGCCATACTGGTGGACGGGGGTACCCGCCGCGAAAACTACAATAAGCTTACCGGGCGCATCGGGCTGGAATTCAAGCCTTTCACCGGATTTTCAATCAAGGGAATTTTCTCACCTACCCTGGATTTTGACAAATCGAAGGAATTCAACAAAGTCGTCGAGTTGTCCGACCGAACCGATCCTAATCGAATTCTTTTTAAGACCCGGGCGCAGGATAAGCTCTCCGAAAACCGGGGCGAGCGGGTTTTGCTCAACAAACAACTGCTATTGACATACGACAAAACCCTGGGCGACCATACCATCAGTATTTTGGCGGGCTACGAGGATGTATCGGAAAAATACGAGAATCTGGCGGCTTCCCGCACGGGCTTTGCCATCAACTCCTTTCCCTACCTGAATCTGGGTAGCCAGGACCTGGTCACCAATGCGGGCTGGTCGTACGCCTACGGCCTCAACTCCTACTTTGGCCGCTTAAAGTACGATTACCAGAACAAGTACCTGGTTCAGGGCAACATCCGGGCCGACGGTTCATCGCGCTTTGCACCCGAAAACCGCTGGGGGTACTTTCCCTCGGTATCGGTGGGTTGGGTTGTATCGAACGAAAACTTTTTTAAGGAGGTCCGCCTGGTCAACTTGTTGAAAATCCGGGCTTCCTACGGTACATTGGGGAACGAGCGCGTGTCGGGCGATAACTCCGACGCTTTCAAGTGGTGGCCCTACCAGGCGCTGATCAATTTCCGCAATAGTCTGTTTTATCAAAATGGACAGCCCGTGTCCCTGCTCTCGGACTCACAGACCGACTATGCTGTCACGGACATTACTTGGGAAACTACCAAAACTTCCAACGTGGGGGTGGATCTCGGGCTTTTTAATAACCGCTTGAGTACCACTTTCGAGTACTATGTCAAGAATACCGACGACATTCTGATGCCCCTGGACATCCCGGATTACTTGGGTTTCGTCGATCCCGTCACGAATGTGGGGGCCATCCGGGTCAAGGGATGGGATTTCCAGATATCGTATCGTGACCGGATCGGTAAGCTGAACTACTCGGCCAGCTTCAACCTGTCCGATTCCAAAAGCACCGTCATTGACATCAACGGCCGAAATAACCTAACCCAAGCCAACGGCACACAGATCAGCCGCGAGGGTAACGAATTTTCTGAATGGTATGGGTATGAGTCGCCGGGGCTTTTCCTGACCCAGGAAGATCTGGACAACTCTCCCAAATTTACCACAACCAAACTGGGAGATGTGAAGTATGTGGACCAGTTGACGGTCGATACCGACGGGGATGGGGTACCCGACAAGGGCGACGGTATCATCAACGAGTTCGATAAAATTCCCTTGGGGGGCTCGCTGCCCCGTTATATTTTCGGCGGAAATATCAGCCTCAATTACGGCAATTTCGACTTTACCACCGTTTTCCAGGGAGTTGGCAAACAGACCGATCGGCTAAACGACTTCCAGGTGGCGCCATTCAGCGAAGACTACGGCAATGTACCTGCTTTCATTGACGGGCGCTCGTGGAGTACCAACAATACGGACGAGCAGAACCGTGCTGCCATCTACCCCCGGCTTTCCCGTACTTCGAGCGGTAATAATTACGCCGTGTCCAATTTCTGGTTTATTAATGCAGCCTACTTCCGCATCAAGAATATAGCCCTAGGCTATAATGTACCCGAAAACGTGGCCAGCAAAATGAAGCTGGGTGGCCTGCGGATCTACGTATCGTTACGGGACTATTTTGCGATTCACAACTACCCAAAAGGCTGGGACCCCGAAGGCAATGCCGCCAGCTATCCAGTCCTGAAATCATTCACAGCGGGTATTTCCATCAAACTTTAA